One Nocardioides aromaticivorans genomic window carries:
- the leuS gene encoding leucine--tRNA ligase, producing MAMSENDVHYDVHAVEKKWLPVWERLDPFRADDAVVTSGEKPKRYALTMFPYPSGDLHMGHAEVFALHDVIARYWRFRGYEVLNPMGWDSFGLPAENAAIRNDEHPATYTYANIETQFESMKRYGISFDWSRRLHTSDPEYYRWTQWLFLKFRERGLAYRKNSPVNWCPNDQTVLANEQVLADGTCERCGAEVTKRELTQWYFKTTEYAQELYDALDGLQATWIDKVVNAQRNWIGRSEGAHVRFDVDGHDPITVFTTRPDTLWGATFMVVAADAKLAAELVSDEQRQALEDYVADVRKASDIDRLATDRPKTGVFLGVHAVNPVNGERIPVWASDYVLADYGTGAIMAVPAHDQRDLDFARAMDLPVRRVVDTGEDNPEESGVATGGNGTYVNSGPLDGLTDKTAGIHQVIELLEADGHGSGTVNFRLRDWLLSRQRYWGAPIPVIHCPVDGEVPVPEDQLPVELPELRGADLKPKGTSPLGAATEWVNVSCPTCGGPATRDTDTMDTFVDSSWYFFRYLSPHDDSQAFDPALAAAWGPIDLYIGGDEHAVLHLLYARFFTKVLRDMGLIDWDEPFSAYLSQGKVINNGRKMSKSLGNGVSLGEQLDSFGVDAVRLTLVFASPPEDNIDWADVSPAGSAKFLQRAWRLSGDVTSAPGVDPATGDVTLRKVTHKTVHEAAQLLESYRFNVVVARVMELVNATRKAIDSGCGPEDPAVREAAETVAILLSLVAPYTAEEMWERLGHEPTVAQVPWPTVDEALLVEDAVTAVVQIQGKVRGRLEVSPDISEADLEAAALADPAVQKAIDGREVRKVIVRAPKLVNIVV from the coding sequence ATGGCGATGAGCGAGAACGACGTCCACTACGACGTCCATGCGGTCGAGAAGAAGTGGCTGCCGGTCTGGGAGCGGCTCGACCCGTTCCGTGCGGACGACGCGGTCGTCACGTCGGGGGAGAAGCCGAAGCGCTACGCGCTGACGATGTTCCCCTACCCGAGCGGTGACCTGCACATGGGTCACGCGGAGGTCTTCGCGCTCCACGACGTCATCGCGCGCTACTGGCGCTTCCGCGGCTACGAGGTCCTGAACCCGATGGGCTGGGACTCCTTCGGGCTGCCCGCCGAGAACGCCGCCATCCGCAACGACGAGCACCCGGCGACGTACACCTACGCCAACATCGAGACGCAGTTCGAGTCGATGAAGCGCTACGGCATCAGCTTCGACTGGTCCCGCCGGTTGCACACCTCGGACCCCGAGTACTACCGGTGGACCCAGTGGCTGTTCCTGAAGTTCCGGGAGCGCGGGCTGGCCTACCGCAAGAACTCGCCCGTCAACTGGTGCCCCAACGACCAGACCGTGCTGGCCAACGAGCAGGTCCTGGCCGACGGCACCTGCGAGCGCTGCGGCGCCGAGGTCACCAAGCGCGAGCTGACCCAGTGGTACTTCAAGACCACCGAGTACGCCCAGGAGCTGTACGACGCCCTGGACGGCCTGCAGGCCACGTGGATCGACAAGGTCGTCAACGCCCAGCGCAACTGGATCGGCCGCTCCGAGGGCGCGCACGTCCGCTTCGACGTGGACGGCCACGACCCGATCACCGTCTTCACGACCCGCCCCGACACGCTGTGGGGCGCCACCTTCATGGTGGTCGCCGCGGACGCGAAGCTGGCCGCGGAGCTGGTCTCCGACGAGCAGCGCCAGGCGCTGGAGGACTACGTCGCCGACGTGCGCAAGGCCTCCGACATCGACCGGCTGGCCACCGACCGCCCCAAGACCGGTGTCTTCCTGGGCGTGCACGCCGTCAACCCGGTCAACGGCGAGCGGATCCCGGTGTGGGCCTCCGACTACGTGCTGGCCGACTACGGCACCGGCGCGATCATGGCCGTGCCCGCGCACGACCAGCGCGACCTGGACTTCGCCCGGGCGATGGACCTGCCGGTGCGGCGGGTCGTCGACACGGGCGAGGACAACCCCGAGGAGTCCGGCGTCGCGACCGGCGGCAACGGCACCTACGTCAACTCCGGTCCGCTGGACGGCCTGACCGACAAGACCGCCGGCATCCACCAGGTGATCGAGCTGCTGGAGGCCGACGGCCACGGCAGCGGCACGGTCAACTTCCGCCTGCGCGACTGGCTGCTGTCCCGCCAGCGCTACTGGGGCGCGCCGATCCCGGTCATCCACTGCCCGGTCGACGGCGAGGTCCCGGTGCCGGAGGACCAGCTGCCGGTCGAGCTGCCCGAGCTGCGCGGCGCCGACCTGAAGCCCAAGGGCACCTCGCCCCTGGGCGCGGCGACCGAGTGGGTCAACGTCAGCTGCCCGACCTGCGGCGGCCCGGCGACGCGCGACACCGACACCATGGACACCTTCGTGGACTCGTCCTGGTACTTCTTCCGCTACCTGTCGCCGCACGACGACAGCCAGGCCTTCGACCCGGCGCTGGCTGCGGCGTGGGGCCCGATCGACCTGTACATCGGTGGCGACGAGCACGCGGTGCTGCACCTGCTGTACGCGCGCTTCTTCACCAAGGTGCTGCGCGACATGGGCCTGATCGACTGGGACGAGCCGTTCTCGGCGTACCTGTCGCAGGGCAAGGTCATCAACAACGGCCGCAAGATGAGCAAGTCGCTGGGCAACGGCGTCAGCCTGGGGGAGCAGCTCGACTCCTTCGGCGTGGACGCGGTGCGGCTGACCCTGGTCTTCGCCAGCCCGCCCGAGGACAACATCGACTGGGCCGACGTCTCACCGGCCGGCTCGGCGAAGTTCCTGCAGCGCGCGTGGCGGCTGTCCGGTGACGTGACCTCGGCCCCGGGCGTCGACCCGGCGACGGGTGACGTCACGCTGCGCAAGGTGACCCACAAGACGGTGCACGAGGCCGCGCAGCTGCTGGAGTCCTACCGCTTCAACGTCGTGGTCGCCCGCGTCATGGAGCTGGTCAACGCCACCCGCAAGGCGATCGACTCGGGCTGCGGCCCGGAGGACCCGGCGGTGCGCGAGGCGGCGGAGACGGTCGCGATCCTGCTGTCGCTGGTGGCGCCGTACACGGCCGAGGAGATGTGGGAGCGGCTGGGCCACGAGCCGACCGTCGCCCAGGTCCCGTGGCCCACGGTCGACGAGGCGCTGCTGGTCGAGGACGCCGTGACCGCGGTCGTCCAGATCCAGGGCAAGGTGCGCGGTCGCCTGGAGGTCTCGCCCGACATCAGCGAGGCCGACCTGGAGGCGGCGGCGCTGGCCGACCCGGCGGTGCAGAAGGCGATCGACGGCCGCGAGGTCCGCAAGGTGATCGTGCGGGCTCCCAAGCTGGTCAACATCGTGGTGTGA
- a CDS encoding ABC transporter ATP-binding protein yields the protein MDPVIERPLGALWKRYRGFRGRFVLAVAMSTLNKVADVVPELLIGAAVDVVVRGADSFAGDLLGVESRHAQLLWLAVINLVVWVVESASEYAADVLWRGLAQGIEHDLRVEAYDHAQHLHLGWHEARPQGSTLATLNDDVNQLERLLDRGLPEILQTALNVALVGIVFAVASWQLTLFAFLPIPVIVVGSLYFQKRLEPLYDRVRESVADLSGALGANLAGIATIKAFTAEDRERDRIAAVSAAYREANVVAIRSSAAFVPLVRMAILAGFTCTLLLGGWATLDGDLELGLYSVLVFMTQRLLWPLTAVAEVLDLYQRGRASTARILALLAEPVDVPAGTSVLARPVGGRVELRGVRAGYADGPDVLHDLDLLVPAGETHAIVGSTGAGKSSLLRLVLRFDDPRAGQVLLDGTDVRDLDWDSLRGSMGYVAQDVYLFAGSVADNIAYGRPDATREEVRAAAEAAAAAEFVERLPDGYDSWVGERGITLSGGQRQRIALARALLRDPAILVLDEATSAVDNETEAAIQQSLRRAGERCTTIVVAHRLSTVRHAHRIWVLDGGRVAEAGTHDELVALDGAYAALWRVQTGER from the coding sequence GTGGACCCGGTGATCGAGCGGCCGCTCGGCGCGCTCTGGAAGCGCTATCGCGGCTTCCGCGGCCGCTTCGTGCTCGCCGTGGCCATGTCGACGCTCAACAAGGTGGCCGACGTGGTCCCCGAGCTGCTGATCGGCGCCGCCGTCGACGTCGTGGTCCGCGGCGCGGACTCGTTCGCCGGCGATCTGCTGGGCGTGGAGTCCCGGCACGCCCAGCTCCTCTGGCTCGCCGTGATCAACCTCGTGGTCTGGGTCGTGGAGTCGGCCAGCGAGTACGCCGCCGACGTGCTCTGGCGCGGCCTCGCGCAGGGCATCGAGCACGACCTGCGGGTCGAGGCCTACGACCACGCCCAGCACCTCCACCTGGGCTGGCACGAGGCGCGGCCGCAGGGCTCGACGCTCGCCACGCTCAACGACGACGTCAACCAGCTCGAGCGGCTGCTCGACCGCGGCCTCCCCGAGATCCTGCAGACCGCCCTCAACGTGGCGCTCGTCGGCATCGTGTTCGCCGTCGCGTCGTGGCAGCTGACCCTCTTCGCCTTCCTCCCGATCCCGGTGATCGTCGTCGGCTCGCTGTACTTCCAGAAGCGGCTGGAGCCGCTCTACGACCGGGTCCGCGAGTCGGTCGCCGACCTCTCCGGGGCGCTCGGCGCCAATCTCGCGGGCATCGCCACGATCAAGGCGTTCACCGCCGAGGACCGGGAGCGCGACCGGATCGCGGCCGTGTCGGCGGCGTACCGCGAGGCGAACGTGGTGGCGATCCGCTCCTCGGCCGCGTTCGTCCCGCTCGTGCGGATGGCGATCCTCGCCGGGTTCACGTGCACGCTGCTGCTGGGCGGCTGGGCCACGCTCGACGGCGACCTCGAGCTGGGCCTCTACTCGGTGCTGGTGTTCATGACCCAGCGACTGCTGTGGCCGCTCACCGCGGTGGCCGAGGTCCTCGACCTCTACCAGCGCGGCCGGGCCTCGACGGCGCGGATCCTGGCCCTGCTCGCCGAGCCGGTCGACGTACCGGCCGGCACGTCGGTGCTGGCCAGGCCGGTCGGGGGACGCGTCGAGCTGCGCGGCGTCCGGGCCGGGTACGCCGACGGGCCGGACGTGCTCCACGACCTCGACCTCCTCGTTCCCGCCGGTGAGACCCACGCGATCGTCGGTTCGACCGGGGCCGGCAAGTCCTCCCTGCTTCGGCTCGTGCTGCGCTTCGACGACCCCCGGGCGGGCCAGGTGCTGCTCGACGGCACCGACGTGCGCGACCTCGACTGGGACTCCCTGCGCGGCTCGATGGGGTACGTCGCCCAGGACGTCTACCTCTTCGCGGGGTCCGTCGCCGACAACATCGCCTACGGGCGCCCCGACGCGACGCGCGAGGAGGTCCGGGCGGCCGCGGAGGCCGCTGCCGCCGCCGAGTTCGTCGAGCGGCTGCCCGACGGCTACGACAGCTGGGTGGGGGAGCGCGGCATCACCCTGTCCGGGGGGCAGCGGCAGCGGATCGCGCTGGCCCGGGCACTGCTGCGCGACCCCGCGATCCTGGTGCTCGACGAGGCCACCAGCGCGGTCGACAACGAGACCGAGGCGGCGATCCAGCAGTCGCTGCGCCGGGCGGGCGAGCGGTGCACCACGATCGTGGTCGCCCACCGGCTCTCGACGGTGCGCCACGCCCACCGGATCTGGGTCCTCGACGGCGGCCGGGTGGCGGAGGCGGGCACCCACGACGAGCTGGTCGCACTGGACGGCGCCTACGCCGCGCTGTGGCGGGTGCAGACGGGCGAGCGATGA
- a CDS encoding helix-hairpin-helix domain-containing protein, translated as MHSRRPPAADTAARRLALIAAGAGGAEPAGGAVDRALGGDTVDTTAPWWADHTRVADRGAPPSPAGVTQPAHVPEPPPAIPVPGRHAARRRTSWGVVAAVRDRVPPLAPVHVAVVALVVAVGLAVTTWWVVRDDPEPPVAPVSADAVEPLVPAASPSSAGAATAGPAAAGAGGQVTVDVAGKVRRPGIVVLDAGARVTDAVEAAGGAKPNVDLSSINLARVLVDGEQIVVGARGAPAGAAGASGPGSAAGPGAAPVNLNLASQAELESLPDVGPVTAQAIISWREERGGFTSVDELLEVDGIGEKTLAKLAPHVTV; from the coding sequence ATGCACTCCCGACGCCCACCCGCCGCCGACACCGCCGCGCGCCGCCTGGCCCTGATCGCCGCCGGTGCCGGCGGGGCCGAGCCCGCCGGCGGCGCCGTCGACCGGGCCCTCGGCGGCGACACCGTCGACACGACGGCTCCCTGGTGGGCGGACCACACCCGGGTGGCGGACCGGGGAGCCCCGCCGTCGCCGGCCGGCGTCACGCAGCCGGCTCACGTCCCGGAGCCACCCCCGGCGATCCCGGTCCCGGGGCGGCATGCGGCACGGCGTCGTACCTCGTGGGGGGTGGTGGCTGCGGTCCGTGACCGGGTGCCGCCGCTGGCGCCGGTCCACGTCGCCGTGGTGGCCCTCGTCGTCGCGGTCGGGCTGGCCGTCACGACCTGGTGGGTGGTGCGCGACGACCCCGAGCCCCCGGTCGCGCCGGTCAGCGCCGACGCCGTGGAGCCGCTGGTGCCGGCCGCCTCGCCGTCGTCGGCAGGAGCGGCGACGGCAGGACCGGCCGCCGCAGGTGCGGGCGGGCAGGTCACCGTCGACGTCGCCGGCAAGGTGCGTCGCCCGGGGATCGTGGTGCTCGATGCCGGCGCCCGGGTCACCGACGCGGTCGAGGCGGCCGGCGGGGCCAAGCCGAATGTCGACCTGTCCTCGATCAACCTCGCGCGGGTGCTCGTCGACGGGGAGCAGATCGTCGTCGGCGCTCGCGGTGCGCCGGCCGGGGCAGCCGGGGCGTCCGGCCCGGGCAGCGCTGCCGGTCCGGGTGCCGCGCCGGTCAACCTCAACCTCGCGTCGCAGGCCGAGCTGGAGTCGCTGCCCGATGTCGGACCGGTCACCGCGCAGGCGATCATCAGCTGGCGGGAGGAGCGCGGCGGGTTCACCAGCGTCGACGAGCTGCTGGAGGTCGACGGGATCGGCGAGAAGACCCTGGCGAAGCTCGCGCCCCACGTGACGGTGTGA
- a CDS encoding SDR family NAD(P)-dependent oxidoreductase, with protein sequence MTVTDLFRLDGKVAVVTGASSGLGVDFAKALAEAGADVALGARRVERLADTAALVEAAGRRALSVQTDVADPASCQALVDAAMAEFGRVDVLVNNAGVGTAVPATRETPEQFTQVIDINLNGSYWMAQACGRVMQPGSSIINISSVLGITTAGLPQAAYAASKAGVIGLTRDLAQQWTGRKGIRVNAIAPGFFASEMTETYPPGYLESQQARIPAGRKGDPRELAATLVFLASDAAGYVTGQTLAVDGGMTIT encoded by the coding sequence ATGACTGTCACCGACCTGTTCCGACTCGACGGCAAGGTCGCCGTCGTCACCGGCGCCAGCTCCGGGCTGGGCGTCGACTTCGCCAAGGCACTGGCCGAGGCCGGCGCCGACGTCGCGCTCGGCGCCCGGCGCGTCGAGCGCCTCGCCGACACCGCCGCGCTGGTCGAGGCCGCCGGCCGCCGCGCGCTGTCCGTGCAGACCGACGTCGCCGACCCCGCCTCCTGCCAGGCGCTGGTCGACGCCGCGATGGCCGAGTTCGGCCGCGTCGACGTCCTCGTCAACAACGCCGGCGTCGGCACCGCCGTCCCGGCCACCCGGGAGACCCCCGAGCAGTTCACCCAGGTCATCGACATCAACCTCAACGGCAGCTACTGGATGGCCCAGGCGTGCGGCCGGGTGATGCAGCCGGGGTCGAGCATCATCAACATCTCCTCGGTCCTCGGCATCACCACCGCCGGGCTCCCCCAGGCCGCGTACGCCGCCTCGAAGGCCGGCGTCATCGGCCTGACCCGCGACCTGGCCCAGCAGTGGACCGGGCGCAAGGGCATCCGGGTCAACGCCATCGCGCCCGGCTTCTTCGCCTCCGAGATGACCGAGACCTACCCGCCGGGCTACCTCGAGTCGCAGCAGGCGCGGATCCCCGCCGGCCGCAAGGGCGACCCGCGCGAGCTCGCCGCGACGCTGGTCTTCCTCGCCTCCGACGCCGCGGGCTATGTCACCGGACAGACCCTCGCCGTCGACGGCGGCATGACGATCACCTGA
- a CDS encoding DegV family protein codes for MSVAVVTDSASTVPAEVAASGLVHVVPLQVIIDDESYDEGSDGVTPERIAAALREKRAVSTSRPAPAAFSELYARLADEGATEIVSIHLSAEVSGTFESALVASRTAPVPVTCVDSRQVGVATGYAVESACAVIEAGGTAADAAKAARARAEAATSLFYVNTLEYLRRGGRVGAAAAVFGGVLAVKPLLGIVDGVIAPQAKVRTAAKAIAQLEAMAVAAAGEQRVEACVAHLAAEERATAMAERLAEQLGDRLVPSRDGSPVRCVELGGVLGAHVGPGMLAICVAPVLDD; via the coding sequence GTGTCCGTAGCAGTCGTCACCGACTCCGCCTCGACCGTCCCCGCCGAGGTCGCGGCCTCCGGCCTGGTCCACGTGGTCCCGCTCCAGGTGATCATCGACGACGAGTCGTACGACGAGGGCTCGGACGGTGTGACCCCTGAGCGGATCGCCGCCGCGCTGCGCGAGAAGCGGGCCGTCAGCACGTCGCGACCGGCGCCCGCCGCCTTCTCCGAGCTGTACGCGCGGCTGGCCGACGAGGGCGCCACCGAGATCGTGTCGATCCACCTGTCGGCCGAGGTGAGCGGCACCTTCGAGTCCGCCCTCGTGGCCTCGCGCACCGCGCCGGTCCCGGTCACGTGCGTGGACTCCCGGCAGGTCGGGGTCGCGACCGGGTACGCCGTCGAGTCGGCCTGCGCCGTCATCGAGGCGGGCGGCACGGCCGCCGACGCGGCGAAGGCCGCGCGAGCGCGCGCCGAGGCCGCGACGTCGTTGTTCTACGTCAACACGCTGGAGTACCTCCGGCGCGGCGGCCGGGTCGGTGCCGCGGCGGCGGTCTTCGGCGGTGTGCTCGCCGTGAAGCCGCTGCTCGGCATCGTCGACGGCGTGATCGCCCCGCAGGCCAAGGTGCGGACCGCTGCCAAGGCGATCGCCCAGCTCGAGGCGATGGCCGTGGCGGCCGCGGGGGAGCAGCGGGTCGAGGCCTGCGTCGCCCACCTGGCGGCCGAGGAGCGGGCGACCGCGATGGCCGAGCGGCTCGCCGAGCAGCTCGGCGACCGGTTGGTACCGTCCCGCGACGGCAGCCCGGTGCGCTGCGTGGAGCTGGGGGGCGTGCTCGGCGCGCACGTGGGGCCCGGGATGCTCGCCATCTGCGTGGCGCCGGTTCTCGACGACTGA